The nucleotide sequence AGCTTATATAAATGATGTTCCCAAATACATTCAAAAGCAACTTGAAAGAACGGCTCCCATCCTCTGGGAAAATGCAGGCCGTACAAGCTACAGAAACCTGCTAACGCTGAGATCTCTGCCCAGTTCCAAGGAAGCATTAAACAAATGAGGAAACAGCTACAAATTGTCCTTCCAATTTCAGGACCCATAGTTTTATAAATGGCCATTAAAGTCCCACAGTTATTCATACATTAAATACATGTACAAATATGTCCAATACTGTAAGAATTGTTTCACCTGTTCTCCAGAATATCTGCATCACATCAGTCAACATGTACCACAAAATGAAACGCTGTTTCCACTTACAGCTTTGTATAGACCAGTGACAAATAGATTCATTAGCTTAAGTCTAACTGTTGGAAGAAACCATCTTCAAATTTAGTTTTCAGACACTCCCGTATCTGGCTTTAGCTTCCAGCCAGCAGAACTGACAGACTGCTCCCCAGCTAACATCTCAACCCTTCAGTTAGAGGCCACAAATGCTGTAACCTGGCAAACAGCAGCCGTCTCTGTCTCTCCGTTCCCCAATTATCACAATAACCCTGAGCTTGAATGTGCCTCCCCCAACCAGACCTGCAGCTATTTCCCTGTGCATTTGCTTCATGTTGCCTCACTATTTCTGCACTGTACTCTCTGTAATTTTGAAATTCAAGAAATTCACTTTACTCTTTGGACTTTGGCAATTTGGTTTACTGAGGACAATTTTCTTAGCTTTTATTAAACTACTTGGTTCATCAATAAATAGCAGTAAACTAGAGACCGTGGGTTATTTGTTGAACCTCAATGTTTCAGatcctttgttttcattttactaaGAGCATTCAATTACAATTTCGGGACAAAATGTAACAGATGAGTAATACTGAGCAAGAATCAGTAAGATCGAACTTGTTTTGTCACCAGTTTCTCACGGCATGTTGTATCAAACCTTTAGAAGAGTAGGATATGTTTGTTTCTTATAATTACTTGTGAATAGTCCCCAGCATTGGCATTCAGGAATAGTGAACAAAATTGTTTCATATGCTTACTCTGTTATAATTATGACAAACACTTTTGGTGGCGTTCCTTGACAGTCaggatgaaattatttttgctgtgaGAGCTTGGTAGTCCTATTCCTTTTGCTGTGCCAACATCGACATTCAACCAGCCACATGGTGAGTTATTTCAGAGGGCAAAACTTGCCAGAAATCTAAACAAAGTCAACAGTGTTTCTTCTCCTTAAACCATCTCACCATGACTCCAGCAAGTGCCAAAGATAGTCCAAGAAAAATCTGGACTACCCACTCTGCTTAGCCATCTCATATAACTGCATGCCAATTCCCAGGGAAGACAAAGCTCCTAAGGAAACAGATAAATGCTGACTTTATTACTCATGCAGCAATATCATGTCCTGCTTAACCTGTATTCCAAGGTGACACGAGATgtagaacagaaaacaagaagccACATTTCAGTGGAATTAACTTTtattgaggggggaaaaaaaggtttacaTGTAGTTACAGGTTTTTCCATCCATACTTTCAAACTCCAAAAAGGACCGGAAACAAAACTTGCTTAAATCATTATTGCAATACcagaaagttttttgttgttgttgtttaaatgaACAGCAAATTATATAACTAATTGCTAtgttcaataaatattttttttcctgcactaaTTAGGGGGAAAAATTCAACCaagtacaataaaaaaaacaaacagaatttttatGGTTTTAACTTCAGATGTTATCCACTGTGTAGCAATCCAAAAACTTATGTATAAAATACAGTCTTAAATTTTCTGTGTACAAGGATCTATTTTCCTGGTCAGCCAAATACCAAATTTTGCTCTAGCTCAAATATTCTACACTCAAAGCAACTAcctgacaaaaaaagaaatcctctgGTTCATGACTATCTAAATAAATTTGTCATTACAGGAAAGGCTCAAAGTTGTTATTTGTTTATCAAAGTAATAGGtaaacattttaacagaaagattAACGAGTTACTTGGAAATGCAGGTTTATGTTAAAGTATCTGAGTGTATTACATATGACAtgcaagctttaaaaatattgttgctCTCTCGTAATTAGCCAGGAGTCCaattggtttaaaaacaaaataggaatGACTTCCAAAATGTATCAACACTTTGggttttctatttcattttgcttaagATGTTTTACTACACAAAAACTACAACAATTACAATATTTAAGAGTATTACAATAAGAAGGGATGGAAAACAGGAATACTTCAACTGAAGGTATGTATACTCTAAATGAACCAAAGTTTTGTAAAATAGCTGGATGGAGAacaagggagggagggaagcagtAGGGAAGCTAAGATCTGAAccttgtatttaaaaatcatgcCCTCAACTGTAACTCTTCTGATCTTCAATAGcgccctggaaaaaaaaaaaaagacagacaacaTCATTACTGTGAACAAACAGTATAAATGAACTCAAACACTGGAAGTGCccaggttttttgttttcagaactcCCACTGACCGATTAGACTAATAACAAGTCTTATGCTGGCCTGATTCTATTTATTCCTGTGTATTTACTTACTTGGACTATAGGAACGGGATCTTGATCGTGATCGGTACCGGCTATAGTAAGGCGATGGTGATCGTCTCctttaaggaaaattaaaaaagaaaacaaacatcatCATAATGAACGAAGCCTCATTCACATTACTTCTACAGAACAAAACCATTTCCTTAGCACTGAAAGATTTGGCCAGTATGAAAGACTTCAGCTTTATTTGGCTGTGGCTTATAGCTATTTaacaaatgcttttatatttctctATCTGATGGGTTTAAAACTATGTGGCATATCTACAGAACATTTAATAAACTCTCACTAGCCCTGCAAACACCTAAATGCTTTTACAGATGCCTACAATTCTTGTTGTACAACATTCTCTGAAACTAGATAACTTTCAAAACAGTCAGATAGCTATGAAATGTCAAGCATTAAAAACCCCCATCTACAAATAACCTCTTCTTTAACAGCACTGTTTGTCAGCTGTTCCTGATTCTATATACAGTATGCAAGAAGAGTCCTCTTTCTGTCTGTCCACTACATTTGCAAAATATACGCTCTACCTTCTCCAGGTAGCAAAATTCACCTCTCACTTAACTATTTAATACGTAGCTGAATTACAGAGGCACTGAAGATGACGACTACTTTAATCTTACCCAAACTATCGTAACAAGGCTCTCAAACAAAGCAAGCACATATGCTGAATCTTGGTAGAAGCAGAGTAACTTCTTTTTTGCCACTTATcaatttccccccaaacccacttttcctacagaaataaaatagaattaaaattatGCACCTGTATCTGTAGTCATATTCTTCGTATCTGTCATAACCTCTGTCATACCCTCTATCATAGTAAGAGTCACGTCGACGACCtgctccgccaccaccacctcctccactgctgttaggaaaaaaaaaaaagagcaagaagtaCTTCAGATTCTACTCTTCATCAAATTAAATAactcaaaaactttttttccagtgttcttGTAAATGAGACACTTAAGAAGCAGCAATTAATCTAGTGATTAAAcgttcaaagaaaaacatttaaaataacaaaacagataaaaacaacATCAAGGTTTTCAGCCTAATTCACATCAGAATCAAAGGCAAATGGACACCCTAATATTTAAGCTAGCTAAAGGTGCCTTAACTGGCTGTGctagatgatttttttaaataacacattcaatttttaaaataaatacaggaaacTACAGTAGGACTTAATAGTATATCTGAATCACAGTAACACAATTATATTAATACCTTTGTGAGAAAATATAATTGGCATAactctaaaattaaaaaaaaagtctgcagttCAGTTTTTCCACCAGATTTCAATCATTCAGTTTAAACTAGTTTTAATCCTACTAAAGGAAGCGAGTGAACTCCTTACTGTGTTGGCCTGCCCATGTAGATGCCTGGAGTGGGTGTATGTGCTCTCTTGGTGATTGAGTAATCCACCCGAATCCTCCTGCCATCCAGCTCCATACCGTTTGCATGCTCCATTGCCTGCAAGAAAGAGAAGGGACGGGGGCGTGAAACCTACAACCCACTATGGAAAGCTATGTGCAAAACACActattttctgttagaaaaacAAGCCCCGACCTTGTTTTATTTAGCCTGGTTACTAGTGCCCCACTGTGGCGAACGGCTGGTCTCTGTCCCCCGGCCCGTCCGCCGGCAGTGCTACAGGGCTGCACTGGGGCGCGGGAGCACCGTGCCACGCGATCCCTTTTTAAGAAAGCACAGGACTACCCACTAACACAGTCAATTTCTTTGTAGTAGACTTCGCCTACTACCCCATCAGAAAGGTAAACAAAGtcaaagcagcttttcctgaaaACTGCATCTTTCCTAGCGCCGTCTCTGACCCAGAGGGGATGGGCGGAttcaaaagctgtgcaaaacAGTGGCTTCCTGTAGGGTGCATATGGCCGGATTACTGCTAGTCGGCTGCCATTTCATgctctcccagcctcctgccaTCTCCCTTACAAGGACCTACTCCAGCAGAGCTTAGTAAAATGGCGGGTTCAGCCTACATGGATACCTAATTACAACCTTCCTCCCCACTCACTCTCACAATAGCAGCCAGCCAAAGCGATACGCAGGAGGGTCTGCGCTTGAGAAGCCTCTGCCTTCAGACCCGCTCGCAGCTCGTGCACACGCTCGCTGGGTGTTCTAGCCCCTGCTTCTTTGCTCTTTGAATCAATACAGTGGTCTTTCTCAAACTCAAAATCAGGAAAGTAGTTTTTCAGAGGACCACAGCGTACTTTTGAGATTTACGTTCAGGTgatagcaattaaaaaataaaataataaaaatttacaaTTAATGCTGGACTTCATAgttattaaaattttcaaagcCAAAATTTTTTTTGATCCTTCCTCACCACTACTCTTGGATCTCCTAAATACTACTTTACAACCCAGTTCATCCAATacatgttattttcatttttttgtgagAAAAGATACTGTTTTAATCTCAAGTTAAGCAACAGCGAAAAGACAAATCTTGAGTTTAACTGTGAGGCACAATACACAAGCCTCAAACCATGTCAGAgaagagcattttcttttttttctttttaaaaatgaaattagcaactgttcagaaatgtaaattttttttttgtagttctcTAAGAAAGATCTTACTGAGTTAACACATAACCTATAGAGGAGAACTCAAAAACATGACACCCACAAGATCTAACTGTCTCCAAACTGGAAGTGACTGAGTTATCACTAACATATTTATCTGCACTTAGGTTGTGCTTTAATAATTCTGTTTATATCTGTACTATATCGCCACCTAGTGAGCTCTGCTCCCACACAGCAATCTAACAACTAGAGTTGGCTAACTACAAGGCTGAGCCTAAAAGCATGTCAAATTTCTCAACatgtattaaaatatgttttgtgaATTAAACATGACCATTAGCTTTAGTTCCCtagctttgaatttttttgAAAGGCCTTGCTCCACAAGGAtgaaagaactaaaaaataaatctgtgcaCACATTATGGCCATACATGCACGTAACACTAAAACTGAATGCTGCTAAAAAGCTGGTTGAAAAATCAGCATCAtgatgaaaagcatttttctggaaaagtgGTGAAACGCAATGAGTCTTAGAAGGAAAGGAACTTTTTGCTTCATGGCACTTTTATGTCTGATCAATAACTTGCAGACAAAAACTTAGCTGATAACAAGCCACCTGAACTCCAGAACACCTGGCACTTGTTTTATTTAGTTAAAAGAACCAGAACCTCTttaagaagaaggaggaagagttcTTCGATATAGggaacagcacagagaaaagcaggatACCAGCAGGGTAGCTGATGAATTAATTTTGAGACTTGATAGTTTGTATTGGAAATACCAGGGAATGTGTTGTATTTCAGTAGATAaagtgaaaacagaataaaccaccataaatacacaaataattTTGATGGTATCACTCACATTCAGTCCTTTGCAATTGGAAAATCCTTccaaagatgtttttaaaatctctgcatCATTCTTAACTTCCACATGTTAACTCTTTCAAACAAAGTACTTCAGTTGACTTTATTAACTAATGACTGCTTTGGTATGAAAAAAGtctattttaaaacatacttcGGACAAGTGATACCAAAGTATTTAAGTTGTACAAAGACTGTCAAAACATATTCATGACCCTACTTActtaaattaaatacttaattaaatacttacttaaattttttccttcaacttcAAGCAGCTTATATTCAAATTTAAGATTTTACAATTTTATTAGAGTAGCACGCTgtattcaaaacaaatttcagtttGCTTCTCCTGCTACTTTTGGGCATGCATGAACGCTAAGAATATTCAACTTTTGAAGTGAAAAGAAGTTGCATACTTTTTCtaacaataaagaaaacactttccAACGCTATAAGGATAGGAAGATAGGAATATATTTTCCAGatcaaacaaaacatatttaagaaaaaaatcaaattacatTGGGGTTTAAAGACAAGTAATGCCTTCTTAGGAGCCTTTAACTGTcagtctatttttatttcaaccttgattttcttccaaatatttgaGCACTGTCAAAAGACTGGCACAGCTTTTGCAAGATGACAGtaagcaagcaagcaaccaaCCAGGATTCCCATAAACATATACTACTAGTTTTGGTTGCAAACTCTAAGGAAAAACTGACTTTGTAGGCCAGCATATACAACATCTCTATGATGGCAGTCAAAAGACACAGAATAAGACTTGTGAATGAAACATATAATAATCTTACATTATAGTTTTAAACCTAGAATAGCCTATCCATAACAAGAAAGTTCTTTCAAATTACTATCTAGGGTGTTTGACAAAGATGAGCAGTTCCCAAACTACAAGGTCATCACCTCCAGTGTCTCAAAACAGTTAGAAAGGAAACATTAAATTCATCAGATTTCAACTCATTGGATATATTGTATTCTAAAGATATTAGAGTTTACGTATAGCAGATTGAATATACTTAAAAAGTCAAACGAGCAATTTATGGTGggattcatttttaaaaatattttcagggtaagagactttttttttcttttaaactcagAGTTGAAATTTCTCAAGTGGTACTTAAGGCCACCAACAAAAAGATCACTTCCCTTGTCACAGGTGCAACGTGGGATGAACAGACCTAattaacttttttccccccaagtaCACTGATATCACTAGTTCAGCCCTGGATTTTATGAGGTTGTCTGAAATgatgttctggaaaaaaaaaagtggtgggAAGAAGAAGCAAATGAGGAAACCCAGCTTTCTACACTTACTGCAGCCTGCCAAGTTGAATTCAAGTGTCTATTTCACCTCTGAGCAAGAGTTGTTTATATTCTCTAGTTTGaggttgctttttatttaaatataattagaaTAATcgcaaatataattttttttctttcttttctttttttttcaagtctgtaACTTGTAATTCCAAATATCTAAGACCTTCTCATGTTCTTTTCTGGTACATCAAGGGTCCTTTTGATACTACAACCACCACTTAAACATTTCTTCAATAAGCTGTAGGAGAAGCTTTAGCCAGTAACAATGCTTCAAAAACTGGTCTGCTTGCACCACAGATCAAATGTcttgcaaattaaaatgaaaaacaagaccAAAACACCTGAAATTATTCTAGTTTTTGGCAACTGAGCTATGTTAACAGCTCAGTTTGTCTCCATAAAGTCTGTCTTGATTGCTAAAAAAACTACTTCAGAAAATTGTTCTGAAAGATGGTCAAAACTGTAAATAGCATCTAAGTTGCATTAGGAACTGGAAATTTCCCATTGCCAACAGCTGTTGTAGTTAATGCTTCTCAGATGAGTTCTCCTACAGACACACAATACTTTCACAGCAGCCTCAGCTTTAACAGCTACGGGTTGATAGTACGGGTTACTGAAAAGCTAGATAGTGGCATATGAAATCCCTGCCTACCACAGTAAGAATCATCTCCCTAGAACACCCACTGCTTTTTACTCGTGATTCTCTTATTGCTAACCCTGAGATAATCATTCTGCctcccaacttttttttttttttaaatcctactACATAggtctgtattttttctgtaaaccctggaagaaatggaaaagcttaaactaataataatgtaaCGGGCAGGTGAACATCCTTCAAAATTtagctaaaatatttcaaaatggaCACCTCAGTGCCAGTGTTGCAAATGCTGAGAATTATAAAAGAAACTACATCTATCTTCAGAAACAGGTCTTCAGCAGAAACGTATGGATCTCGTTCTCCACATAAGGGTACTGTACTCCTCGTATGTACTTCTGAAGACTTAGAGTAGCAAGACAATGTAAGACAACCCATTGCAACAGACAAAGCCAAAAAGGAGTACCAAATACTAATTTTCTAActttatgaaaacaaagatgtagcttcataaaaaaatcaaaacacataGCAGCCTTTTAACCAGCTCAGTAACTGACACGATTTGTAACAACGGTTACTAATGATGACAAAGGTTCCCAACAAGACCTCAGCTGCAACAGAACCCACGCTGGGCTGGGACTGACCTATCTTAAACCAAGCACAAAAGTTTAAACACACTCACAACCCATTTAGTGTCCAATTTGAGTATCAACAGTGTTTGAGAGTGCATCAGCCGAGAGGCTTCCCAGTGCGCTCCTCTTGGAAGGGTAACAGTAAAGATGATCTGAAATCCTTGTTGTCCATTCCCCCTGTACTCCCCAGAACAGGGTTCCACACCTATTTAGTCCATCTATGACTGCTGAACTGAACTGCAGCCTTTTAAAGCATCTTATTTAGAGTTTTACATTCCCATTATTCagaggctttttgtttgttttcctattaaGACAAAATGTATTTACTTGGAACAAAAGCAGCCCAAGTAACATTGCTATTATGCATACCCAACTTTTCAGATTAGATCCATCTTCCACAGGGAATTAGTTAGTGTCCTTCAGTCCTCCTACAGGGCCTGCCACAGATTTTCACGCCTATAGCTAGATCCTCTTTTCCTGCTTATTGCTACTTCAAATCTGTATTCAGAGCCTGTGAAATCAAGTCAAATAAAGTCTTCTTTTTCCCCCGCAATGGGCTGGTGTGGGAAGAGGGAGGAGTGTAAAATCTCTCAACACTTGGAATTTatataactgaaataatttagcAAATAGGGCAGGAGAAAAATTTGTTTACATTCCCAATGACTTCAGTTCCCACTCACGGTGCtcatcttcatttctgtatttctgatgCTGCATGTAacatcccatttttttctttgcattccaGTTTTGTAGTTTCTGCCAAAGCAGCTTCATACTAAACAAATTACTTTATGGTATTTACACGgaacattttaagaaatgcatGGTGTTATGCATGACCATTGCCAATGACAACTAGAAAAAAACTGTACTTCTAAAGACAtatgaagttttaaaacagacaaGATTAGTATATGAATGTGCCAAAATATTGTGCAGGTATTTTAGATACTAACTGTGCTACAGAACGGTCACTGTTTCAAAATCCCACTTGTGAGAaataaagttgtgtttttgcagtggaaaattctaCTAACCTTgtatattcaaaagtgattgtgcaggcataaTAGTGGGaagtatgttaagcagataaggggaaggtcctactgttccaaaataaggagAATAGCtaaggaaaacaagatgagcagTGCAAAAccagtaaaaacaacaacaacaaaaaatcccagGCCCTTTAGTCATGagagaataaataaagaaaacgaagaaattaacggttggtcaaataaaattctGTATGTATGGTATAGTAATAAGCGTTgagtagtttgtgaacctgtagtactcgGCCAATTCCAACAGGGGAGTAATTAAGCgttgggtaatagggaataaaaggttatgataaTACTTTTGCTGGATGCTCCTGCTTGCAGAACGCCCTCCATTGCGatcataaataaaaacagtactTCACTGAGACCCTCACATGAGCCTGTGTTACTGGCTGCAGATTGTTTCTCATACACCCCAGTGCAAAGAAATACTAGGCTAAAAGGTCAGAACCAGAAAGGCCACTAAACGTGAATCCTACCCATCCTACCAACTCCTCTCTCAACCTGTCAAAGCAACTGTGGGAAAATGAAGGGAAGCTGAAGGAAGCTTCCTGTTCTTACCTCCTCCTCTAGCCTGCAACAACCCCACGTATACAACTTCCATTCTCATTATAAACCAGTTCTCTGTACATCACTTCACCATCTTTTACAGCTGCTTGCCATATCACAATTGCTTGTAGAATCATACCAGAGATCAGTCAAAGCTCAAAACTGAGTCTAGTCCAACCAATCCATccatgaaacatttttcattaaagtatCATCAACTAGCATcagcaattttcatttttaagttacTGATAGTAGACCCGCAGCTGCCACCCTCCCTTCCTGCAGTGCTAGGTGAGAAGGGTCAGACCCAACCATTATGAACATACTTATCTAACAAACAGAATCAAACAGCAAATCTGAAACATCTGCCCATGACTACTCATCCATAAATGTGATGCCTGAAGTCTGTAACTCATTTTGcaaataagaaaggagaaaacccCACAATGAAAGCTTACATGCTAAGTTAGTATTTGTACTTTATTTGTCTTGAAGAATGTGGGATAAAAGAAACTGTCTGactgaaatagttttttttttttttaaagaagaacgGATACATCTATACTTTTTAACGACAATTTTACATCTacaaattttattaaatttaataaaGCTCACAATATCCATATACaggttaaaatatttcttactgcAGTGAATCGTAATACAGACCGCTGTTCAGATTCTTTGATTCTTTCTTTACGCATCAATCACACTACTGGCCACTAGTCCAGCTGCAAACAGCTATTTGTGTAACTAGCAAAGTCACTAACTGAAGTATAATTGAGGACAAAAAAACATACTCCCTCAAATGCATGGTGacatactttaaaagaaaacagtaaagagAACCTTCAGAATTTtgatacagaaaattagtttgAAGAGTTAACTttgaaaaatttggaaaaatccTGGATGTCTATATCTGCCTAAAGGCTTATATTCATTTTGAAGTAATAGATTATCAAATCAAAGTACCATGTTCCTTAGTAATTCAATACAGACAGCCCAGGCTCAAAATTTGCCTAAACGTCTGAACACTGAACTAATGTGTTTAATCTGTCTAAAAGTGCCACatgatttaaacattttaaataaatcgCACTTAGAACTTTCTAGTGaatacacacaaatattttttttacgAAGATATTTGTAAAGACAATGCACAAAGAGCACACCTGTTTGAAGTAGTAAAGTATGAATTTACCTCTTTAGAATCATCAATTCTCTCAAAATAAACGAAAGCAAATCCTCTTGATCGTCCAGTCCGTTGATCATAAACCACATTGACACCAGTCAAAGGTCCATAACGGGAAAAGACTTCACGCAAATCTCTCTCAGTGGTATACAAACTGAGACCAAACACTCCGAGACATGTATTAGGATCTGGATTGGCCTGGTAAGACAAATGTTTAACTCCAATTAAGTTAATAAAATACAACTTATACATTCTTACATTGAAatttctcaattatttttaagtgaaaaaattAAGCATAGTTTATTACAAACCTTAATATTTCAAGCATTAACATTCCAATCTTAAGGTGTTTCAAAGGGTAGCTCactttctgattttcattttataaaaaaaaacacaaaaggtaAACTTCTCATGTTGGTGAAAAATTCTGACTGTACACTTGAGAGAAATGAGGCACTATGGTTACAGAAGAGATACAGGTAACAAGAACCTGTTTTATTAGTATTTCTCACTCAAATCACCAACAAGCTGCAGGCAGGATGTCTAAGTGTGTGCTGAAAACTGGTCAGCCAGCCTCAACTCCCATCTTAGCCATTCTACAAGGCCACCACCACCGGTTCTGAATACTGCAGGCTGCCTCCAGTTTCACACCCGAAAAGCAGCTGAGATCCTAAGCACACACAGCTGAACTGTAACTTGCCTTCTACCAAATGGGTGTTCTTCCCAACCCCTCCTCCCTCCAACATTTCCTGTTCAACTATAATGaaagttaatatttaaattttaaagtttctCTCTGTTCACTAGTAAACTGGATCAAAACCAGCAGCTTCTCTCAGCTACATACTGAAGGCTGGTTCTGTGAAACGGTAACCGAAAAGTGTGCTCACTTTTCTAGAGCAAGACTCTCGATTCTTGAAAATAATGTAGGAAATGGAAATACTCGTACACTTCACTTCAACTAAAGGAAGTCAAATAAGAAATTCTACAGTTGTTCAAGGTACTGCAATTCATTTTCCTATTAGGTTCAAAATTTCTCTACATGCCCCAGAATTCATATAATGCCAATTTAACTTTAAGAATTATCTTGATCAAAATaagttgttgttttggttttgttgtgatttttttttccagctaagtTCCTGGCA is from Anser cygnoides isolate HZ-2024a breed goose chromosome 2, Taihu_goose_T2T_genome, whole genome shotgun sequence and encodes:
- the TRA2A gene encoding transformer-2 protein homolog alpha isoform X3, coding for MSNRRRHTGSRANPDPNTCLGVFGLSLYTTERDLREVFSRYGPLTGVNVVYDQRTGRSRGFAFVYFERIDDSKEAMEHANGMELDGRRIRVDYSITKRAHTPTPGIYMGRPTHSGGGGGGGAGRRRDSYYDRGYDRGYDRYEEYDYRYRRRSPSPYYSRYRSRSRSRSYSPRRY
- the TRA2A gene encoding transformer-2 protein homolog alpha isoform X2, encoding MSDVEENNFEGRESRSQSKSPAGSPARVKSESRSGSRSPSRASKHSESHSRSRSKSRRRSRSRSYTPEYRRRRSRSHSPMSNRRRHTGSRANPDPNTCLGVFGLSLYTTERDLREVFSRYGPLTGVNVVYDQRTGRSRGFAFVYFERIDDSKEAMEHANGMELDGRRIRVDYSITKRAHTPTPGIYMGRPTHSGGGGGGGAGRRRDSYYDRGYDRGYDRYEEYDYRYRRRSPSPYYSRYRSRSRSRSYSPRRY
- the TRA2A gene encoding transformer-2 protein homolog alpha isoform X1; the encoded protein is MSDVEENNFEGRESRSQSKSPAGSPARVKSESRSGSRSPSRASKHSESHSRSRSKSRSRSRRHSHRRYTRSRSHSHSHSHRRRSRSRSYTPEYRRRRSRSHSPMSNRRRHTGSRANPDPNTCLGVFGLSLYTTERDLREVFSRYGPLTGVNVVYDQRTGRSRGFAFVYFERIDDSKEAMEHANGMELDGRRIRVDYSITKRAHTPTPGIYMGRPTHSGGGGGGGAGRRRDSYYDRGYDRGYDRYEEYDYRYRRRSPSPYYSRYRSRSRSRSYSPRRY